The following coding sequences are from one Vulpes vulpes isolate BD-2025 chromosome 12, VulVul3, whole genome shotgun sequence window:
- the LOC112924812 gene encoding C-type lectin domain family 10 member A-like isoform X3 produces the protein MSMQYEKFQHLESEKQSQGSRDDSQFQRDLATLRATFSNLTSNTVAAVAEVRALKAQGGRFQEIVTSLKSEVENHKEDLQAARSLNDKVFFLESKLEKEQQELQAGHSDTVLRVQQLAKDLKALSCQMAALQNNGSRNTCCAPNWLEYEGSCYWFSRSGKSWPEADKYCQLESAHLVVVNSREEQTFVQEHIGSSYTWMGLSDPEGIWKWVDGTDYETNFKNWKPGQPDDWHGHGLGGGEDCAHFHPDGKWNDDACQRSYRWVCEARLGSAS, from the exons ACTCCCAGTTCCAGAGGGACCTGGCGACCCTGAGAGCAACTTTCAGCAACCTCACTTCGAACACTGTGGCCGCTGTGGCTGAGGTGCGGGCACTGAAAGCACAGG GTGGCCGTTTTCAAGAAATTGTAACATCTCTGAAATCCGAGGTGGAAAACCACAAAGAGGACCTGCAAGCAG CCCGAAGTTTGAACGACAAAGTGTTTTTCCTGGAGAGCAAGCTGGAGAAAGAGCAGCAGGAGCTCCAAGCAG GTCATTCCGACACCGTCCTTCGAGTTCAGCAGCTGGCCAAAGACCTGAAGGCCCTGAGTTGCCAGATGGCCGCTCTCCAGAACAACG gcTCCCGAAATACTTGCTGTGCCCCCAACTGGCTGGAGTACGAGGGCAGCTGCTACTGGTTCTCCCGCTCCGGGAAGTCCTGGCCTGAGGCCGACAAGTACTGCCAGCTGGAGAGTGCGCACCTGGTGGTCGTCAACTCCAGGGAGGAGCAG ACTTTTGTGCAGGAACATATAGGCTCCTCCTACACCTGGATGGGCCTCAGTGACCCTGAAGGAATCTGGAAATGGGTGGATGGGACAGATTACGAGACCAATTTCAA GAACTGGAAGCCAGGCCAGCCAGACGACTGGCATGGACACGGGCTGGGTGGGGGCGAGGACTGCGCCCATTTCCACCCCGACGGCAAGTGGAATGACGACGCCTGCCAGAGGTCCTACCGCTGGGTGTGCGAGGCCCGCCTGGGCTCGGCCAGCTAG